In the genome of Streptomyces racemochromogenes, one region contains:
- the dprA gene encoding DNA-processing protein DprA: MSAGERPGAELVARAALTRVLEPGDEHGGRWIRELGAAAVMGLLTGPGREPGPLTGVGPERLAGYRRRAAVAEPLRDLESAAAADVRFVCPGSAEWPTQLDDLGDARPVGLWLRGRPHLRTWALRSVAVVGARACTPYGAHMAQTLAAGLAERGWVVVSGAAYGIDGAAHRGALASGGATAAVLACGVDTVYPRGHAGLLGRITRQGLVLGELPPGTHPTPSRFVLRNRVIAALTRGTVVVEAALRSGSLVTARRAQELGRLTMGVPGPATSGLSAGVHELLRGEAVLVTDADEIVELVGDMGELAPARRGPVHARDLLAPGAARVLEALPAGRAAGLDEIALAAASGTDEVIGRLYELHSLGFVERQGDGWRLTPRTSREGVQSGADRRGGR; this comes from the coding sequence GTGAGCGCCGGGGAGCGGCCCGGCGCGGAGCTCGTGGCCCGGGCCGCGCTGACCCGGGTGCTGGAGCCCGGCGACGAGCACGGCGGACGCTGGATCCGCGAACTCGGGGCCGCCGCGGTGATGGGGCTGCTGACCGGCCCCGGCCGGGAGCCCGGCCCGCTGACCGGCGTGGGGCCCGAGCGGCTCGCGGGGTACCGCAGGCGGGCCGCCGTCGCGGAGCCCCTGCGGGACCTGGAGAGCGCCGCCGCAGCGGACGTCCGCTTCGTGTGCCCCGGCTCGGCGGAGTGGCCGACCCAGCTGGACGACCTCGGCGACGCCCGGCCCGTCGGCCTCTGGCTGCGGGGCCGCCCGCACCTGCGGACCTGGGCCCTGCGCTCGGTCGCCGTGGTCGGGGCCCGGGCCTGCACCCCGTACGGGGCCCACATGGCGCAGACCCTGGCCGCCGGGCTCGCCGAGCGCGGCTGGGTGGTCGTCTCCGGGGCGGCGTACGGGATCGACGGCGCCGCCCACCGCGGGGCCCTCGCCTCGGGCGGGGCCACCGCGGCCGTACTGGCCTGCGGGGTGGACACGGTCTACCCGCGCGGGCACGCCGGACTCCTGGGCCGGATCACCCGCCAGGGGCTGGTCCTGGGCGAACTGCCGCCCGGCACCCACCCCACCCCGAGCCGGTTCGTGCTGCGCAACCGGGTCATCGCCGCCCTCACCCGGGGGACCGTCGTCGTGGAGGCCGCCCTGCGCAGCGGCTCCCTCGTCACCGCCCGCAGGGCCCAGGAGCTGGGCCGCCTCACCATGGGCGTACCCGGCCCGGCCACCAGCGGCCTCTCGGCCGGGGTGCACGAACTGCTGCGCGGCGAGGCGGTGCTCGTCACCGACGCCGACGAGATCGTCGAGCTCGTCGGCGACATGGGCGAACTGGCCCCCGCCCGGCGCGGCCCGGTGCACGCCCGTGACCTGCTGGCCCCCGGCGCCGCGCGGGTACTGGAAGCGCTCCCCGCGGGACGGGCCGCGGGGCTCGACGAGATCGCCCTCGCCGCGGCCTCCGGCACCGATGAAGTCATCGGCAGACTGTACGAACTTCACTCTCTGGGGTTCGTCGAACGGCAGGGCGACGGCTGGCGGTTGACCCCGCGGACGTCGCGAGAGGGGGTGCAATCCGGAGCCGACCGGCGAGGCGGTCGTTGA
- a CDS encoding YraN family protein yields MDAKDVARQALGRYGEELAARRLTESGMTVIARNWRCRAGEIDIVARDGDALVVCEVKTRREGAFEHPMAAVRAGKADRLRGLAGRWLADHGGPPPGGVRIDLVGVLLPRRGAPVVEHVRGGGLMGFARACSVALVGVEGVLVEVQADLEPGVAAFTLVGLPDKTLVESRDRVRAAVANSGAPWPQKKLTVGLSPASVPKSGAHFDLAVAAAVLGAAEVVDPGRIADLVLIGELGLDGRVRPVRGILPAVLAAAEAGYRQVVVPQQCAAEATLVPDVSVLGVRSLRQLIAVLTGGEVPEEDPPPQAGRPDPMLAGLVVPGAGLGTGLAGRGEAADSPDLADVAGQQGARRALEVAASGGHHLFLSGPPGAGKTMLAERLPWLLPPLTRQDSLEVTAVHSVAGILPPGEPLVGRPPYCAPHHSATMQSLVGGGAGIPRPGAVSLAHRGVLFLDEAAEFSGKVLDALRQPLEAGHVVIARAAGVVRLPARFLMVLAANPCPCGRHTLTGAGCECPASVIRRYQARLSGPLLDRVDLRVEVEPVTRSDLLGRGGRGEPTAAVADRVREARDRAAARLAGTPWRLNSEVPGHELRTRWPAGPGALALAERDMERGLLTARGLDRVLRVAWTVADLRGRDRPDALDAAVALELRTGIARGAAQALGTGP; encoded by the coding sequence ATGGACGCGAAGGACGTGGCACGGCAGGCGTTGGGGCGGTACGGCGAGGAGCTCGCCGCGCGGAGGCTGACCGAATCCGGGATGACGGTGATCGCCAGGAACTGGCGGTGCCGGGCCGGGGAGATCGACATCGTCGCCCGCGACGGGGACGCCCTCGTCGTGTGCGAGGTCAAGACGCGCCGCGAGGGCGCGTTCGAACATCCCATGGCCGCCGTCCGGGCCGGCAAGGCCGACCGGCTGCGCGGGCTCGCCGGGCGGTGGCTCGCCGACCACGGGGGCCCGCCGCCGGGCGGGGTGCGGATCGACCTCGTCGGAGTCCTCCTGCCCCGGCGCGGCGCGCCCGTGGTGGAGCACGTCAGGGGGGGTGGCCTGATGGGGTTCGCGCGGGCCTGCTCGGTGGCCCTGGTGGGCGTCGAGGGCGTACTGGTGGAGGTACAGGCCGACCTGGAGCCCGGGGTGGCGGCCTTCACGCTGGTGGGACTGCCGGACAAGACCCTGGTCGAGAGCCGCGACCGGGTACGGGCCGCCGTGGCGAACTCGGGCGCCCCCTGGCCGCAGAAGAAGCTCACGGTCGGACTCAGCCCGGCGTCCGTGCCGAAGTCCGGCGCCCATTTCGACCTGGCCGTCGCCGCGGCCGTGCTGGGGGCCGCCGAGGTCGTCGACCCCGGCAGGATCGCCGACCTCGTGCTCATCGGGGAGCTGGGCCTCGACGGCCGGGTGCGCCCGGTGCGGGGGATCCTGCCGGCCGTGCTCGCCGCCGCGGAGGCCGGCTACCGGCAGGTGGTGGTGCCGCAGCAGTGCGCCGCCGAGGCCACCCTGGTCCCGGACGTCTCGGTGCTGGGCGTGCGCAGCCTGCGGCAGCTGATCGCGGTGCTGACCGGCGGGGAGGTGCCCGAGGAGGACCCCCCGCCGCAGGCCGGGCGCCCCGATCCGATGCTCGCCGGGCTGGTCGTCCCCGGCGCCGGGCTCGGGACGGGCCTCGCGGGCCGGGGAGAGGCCGCGGACTCCCCCGACCTCGCCGACGTCGCCGGGCAGCAGGGCGCCCGCCGGGCACTGGAGGTGGCGGCCTCGGGGGGCCACCACCTCTTCCTCAGCGGGCCCCCGGGCGCGGGCAAGACGATGCTCGCCGAGCGGCTGCCCTGGCTGCTGCCGCCGCTCACCCGACAGGACTCCCTGGAGGTGACGGCCGTCCACTCGGTCGCGGGAATCCTGCCGCCCGGCGAACCGCTGGTCGGCCGGCCCCCGTACTGCGCCCCGCACCACTCCGCGACCATGCAGTCGCTGGTCGGCGGCGGGGCCGGGATCCCCAGGCCGGGGGCGGTCTCCCTGGCCCACAGGGGGGTGCTCTTCCTCGACGAGGCCGCCGAGTTCAGCGGGAAGGTGCTGGACGCCCTGCGGCAGCCCCTCGAAGCCGGGCACGTGGTCATCGCCAGGGCCGCCGGGGTGGTACGGCTGCCCGCCCGGTTCCTGATGGTCCTCGCGGCGAACCCCTGCCCGTGCGGCCGCCACACCCTGACCGGGGCCGGCTGCGAATGCCCCGCCTCGGTGATCCGGCGCTACCAGGCCCGGCTGTCCGGGCCGCTGCTCGACCGGGTCGACCTGCGGGTCGAGGTGGAGCCCGTCACCCGCTCCGACCTGCTCGGCCGCGGCGGCCGGGGAGAGCCCACCGCCGCCGTCGCCGACCGGGTCCGCGAGGCCCGCGACCGGGCCGCCGCCCGGCTCGCCGGCACCCCGTGGCGGCTCAACTCCGAGGTGCCGGGCCACGAGCTGCGCACCCGCTGGCCCGCCGGCCCCGGCGCCCTGGCCCTGGCCGAGCGGGACATGGAGCGCGGACTGCTCACCGCCCGGGGCCTGGACCGGGTGCTGCGGGTCGCCTGGACCGTCGCCGACCTGCGGGGCCGCGACCGCCCCGACGCGCTGGACGCGGCCGTCGCGCTGGAACTGCGCACCGGGATCGCCCGGGGCGCGGCCCAGGCCCTGGGGACGGGACCGTGA
- a CDS encoding DUF2469 domain-containing protein yields MSAEDLEKYETEMELKLYREYRDVVGLFKYVIETERRFYLTNDYEMQVHSVQGEVFFEVSMADAWVWDMYRPARFVKQVRVLTFKDVNIEELNKSDLELPGADLPG; encoded by the coding sequence ATGAGCGCCGAGGACCTCGAGAAGTACGAGACCGAGATGGAGCTGAAGCTCTATCGGGAGTACCGCGACGTCGTCGGGCTGTTCAAGTACGTGATCGAGACCGAACGACGTTTCTACCTCACCAACGACTACGAGATGCAGGTGCACTCGGTCCAGGGCGAGGTCTTCTTCGAGGTCTCCATGGCCGACGCGTGGGTCTGGGACATGTACCGGCCGGCCCGCTTCGTCAAGCAGGTGCGCGTGCTGACCTTCAAGGACGTGAACATCGAGGAGCTCAACAAGAGCGACCTCGAACTGCCGGGGGCCGACCTGCCGGGCTGA
- a CDS encoding NUDIX hydrolase, which yields MAAEPSGTPRKVSRVVLLDPEDRILLLHGFEPDDPADDWWFTPGGGLEGTESREQAALRELAEETGITEVELGPVLWHRYCSFPFDGRRWEQDEWYFLARTAQTDTVMGGLTELERRSVTGARWWTSEELLAARETVYPTRLAELLRTLLDDGPPGAPVVLAPEIV from the coding sequence ATGGCCGCTGAGCCGTCCGGGACGCCGCGCAAGGTCTCGCGGGTGGTCCTGCTCGATCCCGAGGACCGGATCCTGCTGCTGCACGGCTTCGAGCCGGACGATCCCGCCGACGACTGGTGGTTCACCCCCGGCGGGGGCCTGGAGGGCACCGAGAGCCGGGAGCAGGCCGCGCTGCGGGAACTCGCCGAGGAGACCGGGATCACAGAGGTGGAACTGGGGCCGGTCCTGTGGCACCGGTACTGCTCCTTCCCCTTCGACGGCAGGCGCTGGGAGCAGGACGAGTGGTACTTCCTGGCCCGTACCGCCCAGACCGACACCGTGATGGGCGGCCTCACGGAGCTGGAGCGGCGCAGCGTCACGGGGGCCAGGTGGTGGACCTCCGAGGAACTCCTCGCGGCGCGTGAGACGGTGTACCCGACCAGACTGGCCGAGCTGCTCCGGACGCTGCTCGACGACGGTCCTCCGGGCGCTCCGGTGGTCCTCGCCCCGGAAATCGTTTAG
- the lepB gene encoding signal peptidase I, with translation MGGTQAIRARKDGRGGLGNTLSGIAVAVGFVLFLGGFVWGAVVYQPYTVPTDSMVPTVRPGDRVLAERIDGGEVRRGDVVVFTDTVWSNSPMVKRVVAVGGDTVSCCGQGGRVTVNGRPLDEPYLDREGDGAAAAGTTPFEVKVPEGNLFLLGDRRGGSLDSRSHLQEAGQGTVPRSAVAARVDALAWPDAKMLERPQVFAALPGGTSAPGPLRLQVTAVLVGGALVLLGGAYGPLARLLGRGRGRAGSDGR, from the coding sequence ATGGGCGGAACGCAGGCAATACGCGCGCGCAAGGACGGCCGCGGCGGCCTCGGCAACACGTTGTCGGGGATCGCCGTGGCCGTCGGCTTCGTGCTGTTCCTCGGGGGCTTCGTCTGGGGCGCCGTGGTCTACCAGCCGTACACGGTGCCGACGGACTCGATGGTGCCGACGGTGCGGCCGGGCGACCGGGTGCTGGCCGAGCGCATCGACGGCGGCGAGGTGCGGCGCGGTGACGTGGTCGTCTTCACCGACACCGTGTGGAGCAACTCGCCCATGGTCAAGCGGGTCGTCGCCGTCGGCGGCGACACCGTCTCCTGCTGCGGGCAGGGCGGCCGGGTGACCGTCAACGGCCGGCCGCTGGACGAGCCGTACCTGGACCGGGAGGGCGACGGCGCTGCGGCCGCGGGCACGACGCCGTTCGAGGTGAAGGTGCCCGAGGGCAACCTCTTCCTGCTGGGCGACCGGCGCGGCGGCTCGCTGGACTCCCGCTCGCACCTCCAGGAAGCCGGCCAGGGAACGGTGCCCCGGTCCGCGGTCGCGGCCCGCGTGGACGCCCTCGCCTGGCCGGACGCGAAGATGCTGGAGCGGCCGCAGGTCTTCGCCGCCCTGCCCGGCGGGACCTCCGCACCCGGCCCGCTGCGGCTCCAGGTGACGGCGGTGCTGGTCGGCGGGGCCCTGGTGCTGCTCGGCGGGGCCTACGGGCCGCTCGCGCGGCTCCTGGGACGCGGGCGCGGCAGGGCGGGCTCCGATGGCCGCTGA
- the lepB gene encoding signal peptidase I yields the protein MAVGARSGRDEGEERPDDAVGHETGEEGAEAERPQRSFWKELPLLIGIALLLALLIKTFLVQAFSIPSDSMQNTLQRGDRVLVDKLTPWFGSEPERGEVVVFHDPANWLAGEPTPEPNIAQTILSKIGLMPSADEKDLIKRTIAIGGDTVECKKGGPVVVNGKALDEPYIFPGNSACDDFPFGPITVPKGKIWVMGDHRQNSQDSRYHQQDSTQGFVPVKDVVGRAVVVAWPVTRWATLPVPDTFDQPGLGNQPPAPLHSPQASGAGAAGVTPAALGLVGAVPLVMWRRRRLTKGRTAR from the coding sequence GTGGCGGTAGGCGCACGATCCGGACGCGATGAGGGCGAGGAGCGGCCGGACGACGCCGTCGGGCACGAGACCGGGGAGGAGGGCGCCGAGGCGGAGAGGCCGCAGCGTTCCTTCTGGAAGGAGCTCCCGCTCCTCATCGGTATCGCCCTGCTGCTGGCCCTGCTGATCAAGACCTTCCTGGTGCAGGCGTTCTCGATCCCGTCCGACTCGATGCAGAACACCCTGCAGCGCGGCGACCGGGTGCTGGTGGACAAGCTCACCCCGTGGTTCGGTTCGGAGCCCGAGCGCGGCGAGGTCGTGGTCTTCCACGACCCAGCGAACTGGCTGGCCGGCGAACCCACCCCGGAGCCCAACATCGCGCAGACGATCCTGAGCAAGATCGGCCTGATGCCGTCCGCCGACGAGAAGGACCTGATCAAGCGGACGATCGCCATCGGCGGGGACACCGTGGAGTGCAAGAAGGGCGGCCCGGTCGTCGTCAACGGCAAGGCGCTCGACGAGCCGTACATCTTCCCCGGCAACAGCGCCTGCGACGACTTCCCCTTCGGCCCGATCACCGTGCCCAAGGGCAAGATCTGGGTGATGGGCGACCACCGGCAGAACTCCCAGGACTCCCGCTACCACCAGCAGGACTCCACCCAGGGCTTCGTCCCGGTCAAGGACGTCGTCGGCCGGGCCGTCGTGGTGGCGTGGCCCGTCACCCGCTGGGCCACGCTCCCCGTCCCGGACACCTTCGACCAGCCGGGCCTGGGCAACCAGCCCCCGGCGCCGCTGCACTCGCCGCAGGCGAGCGGCGCGGGCGCGGCGGGGGTCACCCCGGCCGCGCTGGGGCTCGTCGGGGCGGTTCCCCTGGTCATGTGGCGCAGGCGGAGGCTGACCAAGGGGCGTACCGCCCGGTAG
- the lepB gene encoding signal peptidase I encodes MGSRGRPRGAGRPEPGRGGEPERPERSERTRRGPGPAPAREPAASQRQARDAEDAEDAEGVKPVEPVEPVEPGGRAERRRLARKVRRRRRTRRVGELPLLVAVALCIALLLKTFLVQAFFIPSGSMEQTIRIGDRVLVDKLTPWFGSKVQRGEVVVFKDPGGWLKGEAARPEPDPAGVRQIKQALTFIGLLPSADEQDLIKRVIGVGGDTVKCCDARGRVTVNGTPLDEPYVSPGNAPSEIRFEVRVPAGRIFVMGDHRANSADSRYHLDEAFEGTVDEKNVVGQAVVIAWPFDHWRGLDQPATFLQVPDPVRGGRRRGPRRRRRSTPFA; translated from the coding sequence ATGGGTAGCCGCGGGCGCCCGCGGGGTGCCGGCCGTCCGGAGCCCGGGCGGGGCGGCGAGCCGGAACGGCCCGAACGGTCCGAGCGGACCCGGCGCGGCCCCGGACCCGCGCCCGCCCGGGAGCCCGCCGCGTCCCAGCGTCAGGCGCGGGACGCCGAGGACGCCGAGGACGCCGAGGGCGTGAAGCCGGTGGAGCCCGTCGAGCCCGTCGAGCCCGGAGGGCGGGCCGAGCGGCGCCGGCTGGCGCGCAAGGTCCGCCGGCGCAGGCGCACCCGCCGCGTGGGCGAACTGCCGCTGCTGGTGGCGGTCGCGCTGTGCATAGCCCTGCTGCTCAAGACCTTCCTGGTGCAGGCCTTCTTCATCCCCTCCGGCTCCATGGAGCAGACGATCCGGATCGGGGACCGGGTGCTGGTGGACAAGCTGACCCCGTGGTTCGGCTCGAAGGTCCAGCGGGGCGAGGTCGTCGTGTTCAAGGACCCGGGCGGCTGGCTCAAGGGCGAGGCCGCGAGGCCCGAACCGGATCCGGCGGGCGTCAGGCAGATCAAGCAGGCCCTGACCTTCATCGGCCTGCTGCCCTCGGCGGACGAACAGGATCTGATCAAGCGGGTCATCGGCGTCGGCGGCGACACGGTCAAGTGCTGTGACGCCCGCGGACGGGTGACCGTCAACGGAACGCCGCTCGATGAGCCTTACGTGTCACCCGGCAACGCCCCCTCCGAAATCCGATTCGAGGTGCGCGTACCGGCCGGGCGGATCTTCGTCATGGGCGACCACCGCGCCAATTCGGCCGATTCCCGCTACCACCTGGACGAGGCCTTCGAGGGCACCGTCGACGAGAAGAACGTGGTCGGGCAGGCGGTGGTGATCGCCTGGCCCTTCGACCACTGGCGCGGACTCGACCAGCCGGCGACCTTCCTGCAGGTGCCCGATCCCGTACGGGGCGGACGGCGGCGCGGGCCCCGTCGGCGCCGTCGGAGCACGCCCTTCGCATAG
- the lepB gene encoding signal peptidase I: protein MDTEAELTQRGHSSPEQGEGRPRSAFSGSWRRAGLIGVCCAVFLLLLANFVVQPFQIPSRSMEPTLQVGDRVLVNKLAYRFGAEPRRGDVVVFDGAGSFVREPAGGNPVGDAVHGALSALGLAEPSDTDFVKRVVGVGGDDVVCCDQGGRIQVNGVPVEEPYLYAGDPASKVPFRIAVPLGTLWVMGDHRSQSRDSRDHLGEPGGGMVPVEKVIGRADWIGWPVTRWGSVPAARTGDGPHG from the coding sequence ATGGACACCGAAGCAGAGCTCACACAGCGCGGCCACTCCTCCCCCGAACAGGGGGAGGGGCGGCCGCGTTCTGCTTTCTCCGGGTCCTGGCGGCGGGCCGGGCTGATCGGGGTCTGCTGCGCCGTCTTCCTGCTCCTGCTGGCCAACTTCGTGGTCCAGCCCTTCCAGATCCCGAGCCGCTCCATGGAGCCGACCCTGCAGGTGGGGGACCGGGTCCTGGTCAACAAGCTGGCCTACCGTTTCGGCGCCGAGCCCCGGCGGGGGGACGTGGTGGTCTTCGACGGCGCCGGTTCCTTCGTACGGGAGCCCGCGGGCGGGAACCCGGTGGGCGACGCCGTGCACGGCGCGCTCTCGGCGCTCGGGCTCGCGGAGCCCTCCGACACCGACTTCGTGAAGCGGGTCGTGGGTGTCGGCGGGGACGACGTGGTGTGCTGCGACCAGGGCGGCCGGATCCAGGTCAACGGAGTCCCGGTGGAGGAGCCCTACCTGTACGCCGGAGACCCGGCCTCGAAGGTGCCCTTCCGGATCGCCGTTCCCCTGGGGACCCTGTGGGTCATGGGCGACCACCGCTCCCAGTCCCGGGACTCCCGGGACCACCTGGGGGAGCCGGGCGGGGGAATGGTGCCGGTGGAGAAGGTGATCGGGCGGGCCGACTGGATCGGCTGGCCGGTGACGCGCTGGGGTTCGGTGCCCGCGGCGCGGACCGGGGACGGCCCGCATGGGTAG
- the rplS gene encoding 50S ribosomal protein L19 — protein sequence MSHLLDGVNAASLRSDVPAFRPGDTINVHVRVIEGNRSRIQQFKGVVIRRQGSGVSETFTVRKVSFSVGVERTFPVHSPIFEKIELVTRGDVRRAKLYFLRELRGKAAKIKEKRDR from the coding sequence ATGTCTCACCTGCTCGATGGCGTCAACGCCGCCTCCCTGCGCTCGGACGTCCCGGCCTTCCGCCCGGGTGACACGATCAACGTGCACGTCCGCGTGATCGAGGGCAACCGCTCCCGTATCCAGCAGTTCAAGGGCGTTGTCATCCGTCGCCAGGGCTCTGGCGTCTCCGAGACCTTCACCGTCCGCAAGGTCTCCTTCAGCGTCGGCGTGGAGCGCACCTTCCCGGTCCACTCCCCGATCTTCGAGAAGATCGAGCTCGTCACCCGCGGTGACGTGCGTCGCGCCAAGCTGTACTTCCTCCGTGAGCTCCGCGGCAAGGCCGCGAAGATCAAGGAGAAGCGCGACCGCTGA
- the trmD gene encoding tRNA (guanosine(37)-N1)-methyltransferase TrmD, with protein sequence MRLDVVTIFPEYLEPLNVSLVGKARARGQLDVHVHDLRNWTYDRHNTVDDTPYGGGPGMVMKTEPWGEALDSALADGYESGAHGPVMVVPTPSGRPFTQELAVELSERPWLIFTPARYEGIDRRVMDEYATRMPVYEVSIGDYVLAGGEAAVLVVTEAVARLLPGVLGNAESHRDDSFAPGEMANLLEGPVYTKPPQWRGRGIPEVLLSGHHGKIARWRRDEAFRRTARNRPDLIERCEASAFDKKDREILSILGWKPSGDGRFWRRPPAVEE encoded by the coding sequence ATGCGGCTCGACGTCGTCACGATCTTCCCCGAGTACCTGGAACCGCTGAACGTCTCCCTGGTCGGCAAGGCGCGGGCCCGCGGCCAGCTCGACGTACACGTCCACGACCTGCGGAACTGGACGTACGACCGGCACAACACCGTCGACGACACCCCGTACGGCGGCGGCCCCGGCATGGTCATGAAGACCGAACCCTGGGGCGAGGCCCTGGACTCGGCGCTGGCCGACGGCTACGAGTCCGGCGCGCACGGCCCGGTCATGGTCGTGCCCACGCCCAGCGGCCGGCCCTTCACCCAGGAACTGGCCGTCGAGCTCTCCGAGCGCCCCTGGCTGATCTTCACCCCGGCCCGGTACGAGGGCATCGACCGCCGCGTCATGGACGAGTACGCGACGCGGATGCCGGTCTACGAGGTCTCCATCGGCGACTACGTCCTCGCGGGCGGGGAGGCGGCCGTGCTGGTCGTCACCGAAGCCGTGGCCCGGCTGCTGCCCGGCGTGCTCGGCAACGCCGAATCGCACCGCGACGACTCCTTCGCCCCCGGTGAGATGGCCAACCTGCTGGAGGGCCCCGTCTACACCAAGCCCCCGCAGTGGCGCGGCCGAGGCATCCCCGAGGTGCTGCTCAGCGGTCACCACGGGAAGATCGCCCGCTGGCGCCGGGACGAGGCCTTCCGCCGCACCGCCCGCAACCGCCCTGACCTGATCGAGCGCTGCGAGGCCTCCGCTTTCGACAAGAAGGACCGCGAGATCCTCAGCATCCTGGGCTGGAAGCCGTCGGGGGACGGCCGATTTTGGCGCAGGCCGCCGGCCGTGGAAGAATAG
- the rimM gene encoding ribosome maturation factor RimM (Essential for efficient processing of 16S rRNA), which produces MELVVARVGRAHGIKGEVTVEVRTDEPELRLSPGAVLRTDPASAGPLTIETGRVHSGRLLLRFEGVKDRTAAEGLRNTLLIADVDPAELPEEEDEYYDHQLMDLDVVLEDGTEIGRITEISHLPSQDLFIVERPDGTEVMIPFVEEIVAEIDLEEQRCVITPPPGLIDDHAVIASARDAEADGAAADAAKAGGEKSGDDA; this is translated from the coding sequence GTGGAGCTGGTAGTAGCGCGGGTCGGCCGCGCCCACGGGATCAAGGGTGAGGTCACCGTCGAGGTGCGGACCGACGAGCCGGAGCTGCGTCTGTCGCCCGGCGCCGTCCTGCGGACCGACCCGGCGTCGGCGGGTCCGCTGACCATCGAGACGGGCCGGGTGCACAGCGGCCGCCTCCTGCTCCGCTTCGAGGGCGTCAAGGACCGGACCGCCGCCGAGGGGCTGCGCAACACCCTCCTGATCGCGGACGTCGACCCGGCGGAGCTGCCCGAGGAGGAGGACGAGTACTACGACCACCAGCTCATGGACCTGGACGTGGTGCTCGAGGACGGCACCGAGATCGGCCGGATCACCGAGATCTCGCACCTGCCCTCGCAGGACCTCTTCATCGTCGAGCGCCCGGACGGCACCGAGGTCATGATCCCCTTCGTCGAGGAGATCGTCGCCGAGATCGACCTGGAGGAGCAGCGCTGCGTCATCACCCCGCCGCCCGGGCTGATCGACGACCACGCCGTGATCGCCTCCGCGCGGGACGCCGAGGCCGACGGGGCCGCCGCTGACGCCGCGAAGGCCGGGGGCGAGAAGTCCGGGGACGACGCCTGA
- a CDS encoding RNA-binding protein translates to MLEEALEHLVKGIVDNPDDVQVASRNLRRGQVLEVRVHPDDLGKVIGRNGRTARALRTVVGAIGGRGIRVDLVDVDQVR, encoded by the coding sequence ATGCTCGAGGAGGCTCTTGAGCACCTCGTAAAGGGCATTGTGGACAACCCCGACGACGTGCAGGTCGCCTCGCGCAACCTGCGCCGCGGGCAGGTGCTGGAGGTCCGGGTCCACCCCGACGACCTCGGCAAGGTGATCGGCCGCAACGGCCGCACCGCTCGTGCCCTGCGCACCGTCGTGGGCGCCATCGGCGGCCGGGGGATCCGCGTCGACCTCGTCGACGTGGACCAGGTCCGCTGA
- the rpsP gene encoding 30S ribosomal protein S16, which translates to MAVKIKLKRLGKIRSPHYRIVVADARTRRDGRAIEEIGIYQPTYNPSRIEVNAERAQYWLSVGAQPTEAVLAILKLTGDWQAHKGLPAPAPLLQPATKEDKRRSFDEFAKALEGVGEGKGEAITQKKKADKKADEAEAAAESTEA; encoded by the coding sequence GTGGCAGTCAAGATCAAGCTCAAGCGCCTCGGTAAGATCCGCTCCCCGCACTACCGCATCGTCGTCGCCGACGCCCGCACCCGCCGGGACGGTCGCGCGATCGAGGAGATCGGCATCTACCAGCCGACCTACAACCCCTCGCGCATCGAGGTCAACGCCGAGCGCGCGCAGTACTGGCTGTCCGTGGGCGCCCAGCCCACCGAGGCCGTTCTCGCCATCCTGAAGCTCACCGGTGACTGGCAGGCGCACAAGGGCCTCCCGGCCCCGGCGCCGCTGCTGCAGCCGGCGACGAAGGAAGACAAGCGTCGTTCCTTCGACGAGTTCGCCAAGGCCCTCGAGGGCGTCGGCGAGGGCAAGGGCGAGGCCATCACGCAGAAGAAGAAGGCCGACAAGAAGGCGGACGAGGCTGAGGCCGCCGCCGAGTCGACCGAGGCCTGA